The proteins below are encoded in one region of Aquisphaera giovannonii:
- a CDS encoding tetratricopeptide repeat protein → MLCHRRWISLVGLLTFLGVAEPALAQRGRGGGGRPAGGGRPAGGMARPGGGMARPGGGMARPNMGGMTRPSMPANRPAMAARPSMPMNRPNMGGMTRPNMGGMARPNPGGMARPNFPANRPNPGGMTRPAIPGGGLGGNRPGIPGNRPGLPGGGGIGGNRPGIGGGGIGGNRPGIGGNRPGIGGNRPGLPGGGGIGGNRPGLPGGGIGGNRPGIPGNRPGLPGGGGIGGNRPGVPGGGIGGNRPGLGGNRPGLPGGGGIGGNRPGLGGGGIGGNRPGLGGGGIGGNRPGIPGGNRPGIPGNRPGIPGNRPGGGWAGGGWGGGTRPPWAGGGNRPGIPGGGVRPPWNGGGNRPGWAGGGNRPGQGGGGVRPPWNGNGNRPGWAGGGNRPGWAGGNRPGWAGGNRPGWAGGNRPGWAGGNRPGVNGNWGNGNWGIGGGNNINSGNTNIFNNTNVVNNRVNNNVWRGGGGWGRGGWGGGGWGGGGWGGGWGGPGLGWGGGWGPGLGWGGGYGGWGWGGNGFWSGFGTGALTAFGLGALGTVVSSPVYSAGYGVYDYFPTWGVSNYSSWGIGSVASDWLYSGYTNPYYGAVVAAQPAQQTTIVYDYSQPINVAAAAAQPAPATAEAAAAVEATASTDEQLFATARDAFKAGDYPRALDLADRVIKDEPNMPAVHEFRALCLFALKRYDEAAAVDYAVLSAGPGWNWETLVGLYPDVDTYTNQVRALEAAVKANPAAPAPNFLLAYHYMTQGHQDAAAAQFQKVTTLQPDDKLSLSFVKALKKVAEQPAEAPTPTSDNTALAANANAAPNGDASPPAEATAAEDEPPPPPPPANLVGTWKAKPNADLGITLTLKPDGEFSWEVDNKGQKQTLTGRAGFKDGTLALLQPEGPPLVGKVTEKGAGSFLFAPPSGSNQPEAGLTFSKS, encoded by the coding sequence ATGCTCTGCCATCGACGATGGATCTCCCTCGTGGGACTGCTCACCTTCCTCGGCGTCGCGGAGCCGGCGCTGGCCCAGCGCGGGCGGGGCGGCGGCGGGAGACCGGCCGGCGGCGGGAGGCCGGCCGGCGGGATGGCCCGGCCGGGGGGGGGCATGGCGAGGCCCGGCGGCGGGATGGCCCGGCCCAACATGGGCGGCATGACCCGGCCGAGCATGCCCGCGAACCGGCCCGCGATGGCCGCCCGCCCGAGCATGCCCATGAACCGGCCCAACATGGGCGGCATGACCCGGCCCAACATGGGCGGCATGGCCCGACCCAATCCCGGGGGCATGGCCCGGCCCAACTTCCCCGCCAATCGGCCCAACCCCGGCGGCATGACGCGGCCAGCGATCCCGGGCGGCGGCCTCGGCGGGAACAGGCCGGGGATCCCGGGCAATCGGCCCGGGCTCCCGGGCGGTGGTGGGATCGGTGGCAATCGGCCCGGTATTGGCGGTGGTGGGATCGGCGGCAATCGGCCCGGGATCGGCGGGAACCGGCCCGGGATCGGCGGGAACCGGCCCGGCCTCCCCGGCGGCGGCGGGATCGGGGGAAATCGGCCCGGGCTCCCGGGCGGCGGCATCGGCGGCAACCGGCCGGGCATCCCGGGCAATCGGCCCGGGCTCCCGGGCGGTGGTGGGATCGGAGGGAATCGGCCCGGCGTCCCCGGCGGCGGGATCGGAGGGAATCGGCCCGGCCTCGGCGGCAACCGCCCCGGACTTCCGGGCGGCGGCGGCATCGGCGGCAATCGCCCCGGGCTCGGCGGTGGCGGCATCGGCGGCAATCGCCCCGGGCTCGGCGGTGGCGGCATCGGGGGGAATCGGCCCGGCATCCCCGGCGGCAATCGGCCGGGCATCCCGGGCAATCGGCCGGGCATCCCGGGCAATCGGCCGGGCGGCGGCTGGGCCGGCGGCGGCTGGGGAGGCGGGACGAGGCCCCCGTGGGCCGGCGGCGGCAACCGCCCCGGCATCCCGGGTGGCGGCGTACGGCCTCCGTGGAACGGGGGAGGCAATCGCCCCGGATGGGCCGGCGGCGGCAATCGTCCCGGCCAGGGCGGCGGGGGAGTCCGGCCTCCCTGGAATGGCAACGGCAATCGTCCCGGATGGGCCGGCGGCGGCAACCGCCCGGGGTGGGCCGGCGGCAATCGTCCCGGCTGGGCGGGAGGCAACCGCCCGGGCTGGGCGGGTGGCAATCGGCCCGGCTGGGCCGGGGGCAATCGCCCGGGCGTCAACGGCAACTGGGGCAACGGCAACTGGGGCATCGGCGGCGGGAATAACATCAACTCCGGCAACACCAACATCTTCAACAACACGAATGTTGTGAACAACAGAGTGAACAACAACGTGTGGAGGGGCGGCGGCGGCTGGGGCAGGGGCGGCTGGGGCGGCGGCGGCTGGGGTGGAGGAGGCTGGGGCGGCGGCTGGGGCGGGCCCGGCCTCGGCTGGGGCGGCGGCTGGGGGCCCGGCCTAGGCTGGGGCGGCGGCTATGGCGGCTGGGGCTGGGGCGGCAACGGCTTCTGGAGCGGCTTCGGCACCGGCGCGCTCACCGCGTTCGGCCTCGGGGCGCTCGGGACGGTGGTCAGCTCGCCCGTGTACTCGGCCGGGTACGGCGTCTACGACTACTTCCCCACCTGGGGCGTCAGCAACTATTCGAGCTGGGGGATCGGCTCGGTGGCGAGCGACTGGCTGTACAGCGGCTACACCAACCCGTATTACGGGGCGGTGGTCGCCGCGCAGCCCGCCCAGCAGACGACGATCGTCTACGACTACAGCCAGCCGATCAACGTCGCCGCCGCCGCGGCCCAGCCCGCGCCCGCCACGGCGGAGGCGGCGGCCGCCGTGGAGGCCACCGCCTCGACGGACGAGCAGCTCTTCGCCACCGCGCGAGACGCCTTCAAGGCCGGCGACTATCCCAGGGCCCTGGACCTCGCCGACAGGGTCATCAAGGACGAGCCGAACATGCCGGCCGTCCACGAATTCCGCGCCCTCTGCCTGTTCGCGCTGAAGCGCTACGACGAGGCGGCGGCCGTGGATTACGCCGTGCTCTCCGCCGGACCCGGCTGGAACTGGGAGACGCTCGTCGGGCTCTACCCCGACGTGGACACCTACACGAACCAGGTCCGCGCCCTGGAGGCCGCGGTGAAGGCCAACCCCGCGGCGCCCGCGCCCAACTTCCTGCTGGCCTACCACTACATGACCCAGGGCCACCAGGACGCCGCCGCCGCCCAGTTCCAGAAGGTGACGACCCTCCAGCCCGACGACAAGCTGTCCCTGTCCTTCGTCAAGGCGCTGAAGAAGGTCGCCGAGCAGCCCGCCGAGGCGCCGACGCCGACCTCCGACAACACCGCCCTCGCGGCCAATGCGAACGCCGCCCCGAACGGGGACGCGAGCCCGCCCGCGGAGGCCACGGCCGCCGAGGACGAGCCCCCGCCGCCCCCGCCGCCGGCCAACCTGGTCGGCACCTGGAAGGCGAAGCCCAACGCCGACCTGGGCATCACGCTGACGCTCAAGCCCGATGGCGAGTTCTCCTGGGAGGTCGACAACAAGGGCCAGAAGCAGACCCTGACCGGCCGCGCCGGGTTCAAGGACGGCACCCTCGCCCTCCTCCAGCCCGAGGGCCCGCCGCTCGTCGGCAAGGTCACCGAGAAGGGCGCCGGGTCGTTCCTCTTCGCCCCGCCCAGCGGCTCCAACCAGCCGGAGGCGGGCCTGACGTTCAGCAAGTCGTAG
- a CDS encoding HEAT repeat domain-containing protein, giving the protein MASPLDRLDGVGWARLSHAYGRAGDVPGFLRALLSTDAEARRKGLGDLQWTICHQGSRYRASAPAVPFLFDVLEAPGTQDRAPLIDLLASLAVGYQEWHVPLGFDPFAAFAEGEVPWQEIDPDELRATDPEEEDDHDPGLLNLLWEKDAYEAVLRRVYVFQELTNDGDRGVRIAAAKALAWFPAAGGASAPLLRRIAREGADPDERANATLGLGILGHVLRDDSDATWMRGELAPDRPELVRLAAAISLGVLLGPAIPGEALTVLLEAVQDLAATTAMGATIPWHWLGLGAHASAVLRHVRPEPTAANLAALGRAAERVAEPMGGPDLFAALLGVVFPDRGAIPTRMVPPSGFPQVDPARLTAEQAEALRAIGRAPVWNREPFHDGRLMDVGLEFRLPWDPKRYRALLEDLDAQGRPPTS; this is encoded by the coding sequence ATGGCGTCGCCCCTCGATCGCCTGGACGGCGTGGGTTGGGCCCGGCTCTCCCACGCCTACGGGCGGGCCGGCGACGTCCCCGGCTTCCTCCGCGCGCTCCTCTCCACGGACGCGGAGGCCCGGCGGAAGGGCCTGGGCGACCTGCAATGGACCATCTGCCACCAGGGCTCGAGGTACCGGGCGAGCGCGCCGGCCGTGCCGTTCCTGTTCGACGTGCTGGAGGCCCCGGGGACGCAGGACCGGGCGCCGCTGATCGACCTGCTGGCGAGCCTCGCGGTGGGATACCAGGAATGGCATGTGCCGCTCGGGTTCGACCCGTTTGCGGCGTTCGCCGAGGGGGAGGTGCCGTGGCAGGAGATCGATCCCGACGAGCTCCGCGCGACCGATCCAGAAGAGGAGGACGATCACGATCCCGGGCTCCTGAACCTGCTCTGGGAGAAGGATGCCTACGAGGCTGTGCTCCGGCGCGTGTATGTCTTTCAGGAGCTGACGAACGACGGGGACAGAGGCGTCCGGATCGCGGCCGCGAAGGCCCTGGCCTGGTTCCCGGCCGCCGGCGGGGCGTCGGCCCCGCTCCTCCGTCGGATCGCCCGCGAGGGGGCGGACCCGGACGAGCGGGCCAACGCGACCCTCGGCCTCGGCATCCTCGGGCATGTCCTGCGCGACGACTCGGACGCCACCTGGATGCGCGGCGAGCTCGCGCCCGACCGCCCGGAACTGGTCCGCCTCGCCGCCGCCATCTCGCTGGGCGTGCTCCTCGGGCCCGCGATCCCCGGCGAGGCCCTCACCGTCCTGCTGGAGGCGGTCCAGGACCTGGCCGCGACGACCGCCATGGGGGCCACGATCCCCTGGCACTGGCTGGGCCTCGGCGCCCACGCGAGCGCCGTGCTCCGGCACGTCCGGCCGGAGCCCACCGCGGCGAACCTCGCCGCGCTCGGCCGCGCGGCGGAGAGGGTCGCCGAGCCCATGGGCGGCCCGGATCTGTTCGCGGCCCTGCTGGGCGTCGTCTTCCCCGACCGCGGGGCCATCCCCACCCGGATGGTCCCGCCGTCCGGCTTCCCCCAGGTGGACCCGGCCCGGCTGACCGCCGAGCAGGCGGAGGCCCTCCGGGCGATCGGCCGCGCCCCGGTCTGGAACCGGGAGCCCTTCCATGACGGCCGGCTCATGGACGTCGGCCTGGAGTTCCGGCTTCCCTGGGATCCGAAGCGGTATCGAGCTTTGCTCGAGGACCTCGACGCGCAGGGCCGGCCGCCGACCTCGTAG
- a CDS encoding alpha/beta hydrolase — protein sequence MRQRAFPSTSARAFPAPALALALALLLGGAASAPTRADGPSSAIDVWPGKAPGEAGTIGDEKYVDAKPGEREVKRLTNVTHPTLTIRRPARDKDMGASVIIAPGGGYHILAWDLEGEEVAGWLNSIGVTGIVLKYRVPRREGTPNDRPPVQALMDAQRAVSLVRSRAGELGLDPGRIGILGFSAGGHLSAWAATHSEGRSYPAADDVDKVSCRPDFAVLIYPGYLDREDDPENPVKHVTSSTPPMFLAHAADDPVSCKSSLDMFQALRAAKVPAELHIYATGGHGFGLRASEDPCSTWPQRCEDWMRRGGLLKPQGR from the coding sequence ATGCGACAACGCGCCTTTCCCTCGACCTCCGCCCGCGCCTTCCCGGCCCCGGCCCTGGCCCTGGCCCTCGCCCTGCTCCTGGGCGGCGCCGCGTCCGCCCCGACGCGGGCCGACGGACCATCATCGGCCATCGACGTGTGGCCTGGCAAGGCCCCCGGCGAGGCGGGAACCATCGGGGATGAGAAATATGTCGACGCGAAGCCCGGCGAGAGGGAGGTCAAGCGGCTCACCAACGTCACGCATCCCACGCTCACGATCCGCCGCCCGGCCAGGGACAAGGACATGGGGGCGTCGGTCATCATCGCGCCGGGGGGCGGGTACCACATCCTCGCCTGGGACCTCGAGGGCGAGGAGGTCGCGGGCTGGCTGAACTCGATCGGCGTGACCGGCATCGTCCTGAAGTACCGGGTCCCGAGGCGCGAGGGGACGCCGAACGACAGGCCGCCGGTGCAGGCCCTGATGGACGCCCAGCGCGCCGTGAGCCTGGTGCGGAGCAGGGCGGGGGAGCTCGGGCTGGACCCCGGCCGGATCGGCATCCTCGGCTTCTCGGCCGGCGGCCACCTCTCGGCCTGGGCGGCCACGCACTCCGAGGGCCGCTCGTATCCCGCGGCCGATGACGTCGACAAGGTGAGCTGCCGGCCGGACTTCGCCGTGCTGATCTACCCCGGCTACCTGGACCGGGAAGACGACCCGGAGAACCCCGTCAAGCACGTCACCTCGTCGACGCCCCCGATGTTCCTGGCCCACGCCGCGGACGACCCGGTGAGCTGCAAGAGCAGCCTCGACATGTTCCAGGCCCTCCGCGCCGCGAAGGTCCCGGCCGAGCTGCACATCTACGCGACCGGCGGCCACGGCTTCGGCCTGCGTGCGAGCGAGGACCCGTGCTCCACCTGGCCGCAGCGTTGCGAGGACTGGATGCGCCGGGGCGGCCTGCTGAAGCCGCAGGGGAGGTGA
- a CDS encoding alkaline phosphatase family protein: MKILVIGLDGASPERLLGDERLQTLRYLMDAGGYGPLEGVVPPGPIPGWACLATGRDPGELGVYGELDRADRSYAPPAPADPRALAAGAPTAWDLLAQDGRPAVAIGLPAGPGGPAADEGEDAIRAASRRRFAEARKVLGGDWSSCVLADDGLARVPADAADGYLLHLDAEIGGLLEQLGEDAVVLVASTYGTRPREGTFAVNDWLAREGLLELNRQPQGPAPLASLDVNWSRTSAWAVGGPYARIYLNVRGREPHGILEPKDCLRCRDELEALLSSAADESGRPLAAAVLRPEEAYKGLRGIAPDLIVRPTSRGWLATDGIGLGPATAEEADPRPLPLPTARGAFILAGAGVPALGPVEDAKLLDLAPTLLHLAGRPAPEGLPGRSLVDAAAPTDRPGPTVEDEEALVRERLRGLGYVS; encoded by the coding sequence ATGAAGATCCTCGTCATCGGACTCGACGGCGCGAGCCCGGAGCGGCTCCTCGGCGACGAGCGGCTGCAGACCCTGCGATACCTGATGGACGCCGGCGGCTACGGGCCGCTCGAGGGCGTCGTCCCGCCGGGCCCGATCCCGGGCTGGGCCTGCCTGGCGACCGGCCGCGACCCCGGCGAGCTCGGCGTCTACGGCGAGCTCGACCGAGCCGACCGCTCCTACGCGCCCCCCGCCCCGGCGGACCCCCGGGCCCTCGCCGCGGGCGCCCCGACGGCCTGGGACCTCCTCGCCCAGGACGGCAGGCCGGCGGTCGCCATCGGCCTGCCGGCCGGGCCCGGCGGGCCCGCCGCCGACGAGGGCGAGGACGCGATCCGGGCGGCGAGCCGCCGCCGGTTCGCCGAGGCGCGGAAGGTGCTGGGCGGCGACTGGTCGAGCTGCGTCCTGGCGGACGACGGCCTCGCCCGCGTCCCCGCCGATGCGGCCGACGGATACCTCCTCCACCTCGACGCCGAGATCGGCGGGCTCCTCGAGCAGCTCGGCGAGGACGCGGTCGTCCTGGTCGCCTCGACGTACGGCACGAGGCCCCGGGAGGGCACGTTCGCGGTGAACGACTGGCTCGCCCGCGAGGGCCTGCTCGAGCTCAATCGCCAGCCCCAGGGGCCCGCCCCGCTCGCCTCGCTCGACGTGAACTGGTCGAGGACGAGCGCCTGGGCCGTCGGCGGCCCGTACGCGCGGATCTACCTGAACGTCCGCGGCCGCGAGCCGCACGGCATCCTCGAGCCGAAGGACTGCCTGCGGTGCCGCGACGAGCTGGAGGCCCTCCTCTCGTCGGCCGCGGACGAGTCCGGCCGGCCGCTCGCCGCCGCCGTCCTCCGCCCCGAGGAGGCCTACAAGGGTCTCCGCGGCATCGCCCCCGACCTGATCGTCCGCCCGACCTCCCGCGGCTGGCTCGCCACCGACGGGATCGGCCTGGGCCCGGCGACCGCCGAGGAAGCCGACCCCCGCCCCCTGCCCCTGCCCACCGCTCGCGGCGCCTTCATCCTCGCCGGCGCGGGGGTCCCGGCCCTCGGCCCCGTCGAGGACGCCAAGCTGCTGGACCTCGCCCCGACCCTCCTGCACCTCGCCGGCCGACCCGCCCCCGAGGGCCTCCCCGGCCGCTCCCTCGTCGACGCCGCCGCCCCGACCGACCGCCCGGGCCCCACCGTCGAGGACGAGGAAGCCCTCGTCCGCGAACGCCTCCGCGGGCTGGGGTACGTCTCCTGA
- a CDS encoding DUF6797 domain-containing protein encodes MMTFLGTVAGLLLCVQAPARPAAGTLEESLRAEGPKALAAEARRAGDARRGAIVFFRPSLTCAKCHDARAGTPPLGPDLTARDRNAPGADPALVESILDPSKVIKPGYETVTIATEDGRVFAGLPGVDTPDAFAIRDPGQDGKAVAIPRADVEQRKVGGASIMPAGLANNLESRAQFLDLVRYLMEIAEGGPDRARALRPDADALARAASPLPEADRDIDHAGLIRDLDADSFKRGEAIYNRVCINCHGTKDRPGSLPTSLRFASGTFKNGSDFLSLYRTLSLGFGQMTPQAWMVPRQKYDVLHYIREAYLKPYNRSQYAEPDAAYLAGLPKGTSRGPEPVEVQPWSSMDYGPSLMATYEVSNGDGSNTVPKGIAVRVDPGPGGVSRGHAWILYDEDTMRFAAAWTGEGFIDWNGINFNGVHAVHPRLVGSIEVANPATPGWAVAGDGGPDGLYAFDDPRPKARDGRRYGPLPPWLVHYRGLHRHGARTILEYSVGRARVLEMPGLERPLSSGAAVFSRTIDMGPPATSTLLRVAPEGTAVELVLPEEDPSRPRPQLETRGGQVVLHVPPAEPRRFKLLLSRGDPAELHHRARLSAPPESLEPLTRGGPSQWPERLAARGEVGRDDGPFAADVLHTPESNPWLCQLRLSGFDFLPGGHAAAVCSWDGDVWLVDGVDRPESGLTWRRIASGLFQPLGLKVRDGAIYVCCRDEIVRLRDLDGDGEADFYENFNNDHQVTTHFHEFAMDLQADDAGNFYYAKAACHGLPATVPQHGTILKVSADGRTTEILATGFRAPNGVCLNPDGTFWLSDQEGFWTPKNRINLVKKGGFYGNMWGYTDVTDPSDSAMEQPLCWITNAFDRSPAQLLWADSKDPKWSPLSRSLLCLSYGYGKAYVVLRETVDGMAQGGECALPLPRFPTGIMRGRFHPDDGGLYTCGLFAWAGDQTQPGGFYRIRATGKPMGLPVALHAKEGRVEVTFTDRLDPVASAESSRVTAKAWSLRRTVHYGSEHHDERPLAIESSRLSADGRTLTLSIPDLRPTMGMEITYRLQSTDGHPISGTIHNTIHRLGR; translated from the coding sequence ATGATGACCTTCCTGGGAACCGTCGCCGGGCTCCTCCTCTGCGTCCAGGCCCCCGCTCGCCCCGCGGCCGGGACGCTGGAGGAGTCGCTCCGCGCCGAGGGCCCGAAAGCCCTGGCGGCCGAGGCCCGCCGCGCGGGGGACGCCCGGCGCGGGGCGATCGTCTTCTTCCGACCGTCGCTCACGTGCGCGAAGTGCCATGACGCCCGGGCCGGCACGCCGCCGCTCGGGCCCGACCTGACGGCCCGGGACCGGAACGCGCCCGGGGCGGACCCCGCGCTCGTGGAATCCATCCTCGACCCTTCGAAGGTGATCAAGCCCGGATATGAGACCGTGACGATCGCCACCGAGGACGGCCGCGTCTTCGCGGGGCTGCCGGGCGTCGACACGCCGGACGCCTTCGCGATCCGCGACCCGGGGCAGGACGGCAAGGCCGTGGCCATCCCCAGGGCGGACGTCGAGCAGCGGAAGGTCGGCGGGGCCTCGATCATGCCCGCCGGGCTGGCGAACAACCTGGAGTCGCGGGCGCAGTTCCTGGACCTGGTCCGCTACCTGATGGAGATCGCCGAGGGCGGCCCCGACCGCGCCCGGGCGCTTCGGCCCGACGCCGACGCCCTGGCACGGGCCGCCTCGCCCCTGCCGGAGGCCGATCGCGACATCGACCACGCCGGCCTCATCCGCGACCTGGACGCGGACAGCTTCAAGCGGGGCGAGGCGATCTACAACCGGGTCTGCATCAACTGCCACGGCACGAAGGACCGGCCCGGCTCGCTGCCGACCTCGCTCCGGTTCGCGTCCGGGACCTTCAAGAACGGCAGCGACTTCCTGAGCCTCTATCGCACGCTCAGCCTCGGATTCGGCCAGATGACGCCGCAGGCCTGGATGGTGCCGCGGCAGAAGTACGACGTCCTCCACTACATCCGCGAGGCGTACCTGAAGCCCTACAACCGGAGCCAGTACGCGGAGCCCGACGCCGCCTACCTGGCGGGCCTGCCGAAGGGGACCTCCCGCGGGCCGGAGCCGGTGGAGGTCCAGCCGTGGTCGTCGATGGACTACGGCCCCAGCCTGATGGCGACCTACGAGGTCAGCAACGGCGACGGATCCAACACCGTGCCCAAGGGGATCGCCGTCCGCGTGGACCCGGGCCCCGGCGGGGTCTCCCGCGGGCACGCGTGGATCCTCTACGACGAGGACACGATGCGGTTCGCCGCCGCCTGGACCGGCGAGGGCTTCATCGACTGGAACGGCATCAACTTCAACGGCGTGCACGCCGTCCACCCGCGCCTCGTCGGCAGCATCGAGGTCGCCAACCCGGCGACGCCCGGCTGGGCGGTCGCGGGGGACGGCGGCCCGGATGGCCTCTACGCGTTCGACGACCCCCGGCCGAAGGCGCGCGACGGCCGCCGCTACGGGCCCCTGCCGCCGTGGCTCGTCCATTATCGCGGCCTGCATCGCCACGGCGCCAGGACGATCTTGGAGTACTCGGTCGGCCGGGCGAGGGTGCTCGAGATGCCCGGCCTGGAGCGGCCGCTCTCGTCGGGCGCCGCGGTCTTCTCGCGGACGATCGACATGGGCCCGCCCGCCACGAGCACCCTGCTCCGGGTCGCGCCCGAGGGGACGGCGGTGGAGCTCGTGCTCCCGGAGGAGGACCCGTCGCGGCCGCGACCCCAGCTGGAGACGCGCGGCGGCCAGGTCGTGCTCCACGTCCCGCCGGCCGAGCCCCGCCGGTTCAAGCTGCTGCTCTCACGCGGCGACCCGGCGGAGCTGCACCACCGAGCCAGGCTCTCGGCGCCGCCGGAGTCGCTCGAGCCGCTCACGAGGGGCGGACCCTCCCAGTGGCCGGAGCGGCTGGCGGCCCGCGGGGAGGTCGGCAGGGACGACGGCCCGTTCGCGGCGGACGTGCTGCACACGCCGGAGAGCAACCCGTGGCTCTGCCAGCTCCGCCTCTCCGGCTTCGACTTCCTGCCCGGCGGGCACGCCGCGGCCGTCTGCTCGTGGGACGGCGACGTCTGGCTCGTGGACGGCGTGGACCGTCCCGAGTCGGGCCTCACCTGGCGCCGGATCGCCTCCGGGCTGTTCCAGCCGCTGGGCCTGAAGGTCCGCGACGGCGCCATCTACGTCTGCTGCCGGGACGAGATCGTCCGCCTCCGCGACCTGGACGGCGACGGCGAGGCCGATTTCTATGAGAACTTCAACAACGATCACCAGGTCACGACGCACTTCCACGAGTTCGCGATGGACCTGCAGGCCGACGACGCGGGCAACTTCTACTACGCCAAGGCCGCCTGCCACGGCCTCCCCGCGACGGTGCCGCAGCACGGCACGATCCTGAAGGTGAGCGCCGACGGCAGGACGACGGAGATCCTCGCCACGGGCTTCCGCGCCCCCAACGGCGTCTGCCTCAACCCCGACGGCACGTTCTGGCTCTCCGACCAGGAGGGCTTCTGGACGCCGAAGAACCGGATCAACCTCGTCAAGAAGGGCGGCTTCTACGGGAACATGTGGGGATACACCGACGTGACCGATCCCTCGGACTCGGCCATGGAGCAGCCCCTCTGCTGGATCACGAACGCCTTCGACCGGTCCCCCGCGCAGCTCCTCTGGGCGGACTCCAAGGACCCGAAATGGAGCCCGCTCTCCCGCTCTCTCCTGTGCCTCTCGTACGGCTACGGCAAGGCGTACGTCGTCCTCCGCGAGACGGTGGACGGCATGGCCCAGGGGGGCGAATGCGCGCTCCCTCTCCCCCGATTCCCCACCGGCATCATGCGCGGGCGGTTCCACCCCGACGACGGCGGCCTCTACACCTGCGGCCTGTTCGCCTGGGCCGGCGACCAGACGCAGCCGGGCGGGTTCTATCGCATCCGCGCCACGGGCAAGCCGATGGGCCTCCCCGTCGCCCTGCACGCGAAGGAGGGCCGCGTCGAGGTCACGTTCACGGACCGGCTCGACCCCGTCGCGTCCGCGGAATCCAGCCGCGTCACGGCGAAGGCCTGGTCACTCCGCCGCACCGTCCACTACGGCTCGGAGCACCACGACGAGCGCCCGCTCGCCATCGAGTCCTCCCGCCTCTCCGCCGACGGCCGCACCCTCACGCTGTCCATCCCCGACCTCCGCCCCACCATGGGCATGGAGATCACCTACCGCCTCCAATCCACCGACGGCCACCCCATCTCGGGGACCATCCACAATACGATCCACCGCCTCGGCCGCTGA